In Maylandia zebra isolate NMK-2024a linkage group LG12, Mzebra_GT3a, whole genome shotgun sequence, a single genomic region encodes these proteins:
- the tet3 gene encoding methylcytosine dioxygenase TET3 isoform X4: MEIGSHDRLQEGALSLELANGVNQYPNDGEPSIETEQQCAESVLPRQCWVPGHGKVSDTQQQQTCGATPAEPVHHADMEDAHNLVAFSAIAGSLPHSSSSSCHLLQATTAYLYEKFTQETGAGKAQARISAGAPEGSCPPSEDLETLQKALSQAKHGHKPPNCDCDGPDCPDYLEWLEKKIKLATNEDQGSHKLVDTPSHLQPHIEQPHLLHHSQTYQQVNGGHHLSISCSQQQQESQGTHPDQVPCSKPPIPCSPQVLSIAKEKNISLQTAIAIDALTQLSGTSPQTASSPGQTPYTNNLHHHQHNQNTASQPLNGIGMIPSSSGTYSSSSRSQSVPPGLQTSQQALESCEHHRPQSQGHPPHVTPVQSSTSPFPCQGKPPGFNPNPLQWQQASGTGSEHRNPWMCVKSEPQSHLATAPHSSSDPMSELKQLLGDTSSKFSKIPFKLPASQQLSLNQNGTVQAQDNPALVRIKQESDSADHYHHPASMGHYGMANGQHQGQHYPGTPLSPGQAAISHSTQAALQQHLHYKRNLFSNHPSGFGGVGPRGPLACQNLKKWWPQMDAEALSHLAIKQEPKRKKISQGSPGLKAMTETFLGPPLPKPKQIIIKKPKQKASMPTFLPQTQITTQKPPVHMMDRSAPLAKLQLGPLDQLPLHSNFTQAAAAAGLPAPAQSQVSIFNSSMTPTSTVSVPSENTPDQLGPLLPPVGLAAHNKSEEMGSLASSNTSTMTPMTSTSSPSTSNVPSVFNLDPKYEELIRQFEAEFGDSVPDVSASQPVEETATAPKSGNESLSSPQDLSPASSSTSQPLPLISTSQPTPTPHRDHQMGMSKDESRTQSEASLSQASTERPMEMQHRESVQVPLKQEDIVERQQQSRVVQDTFSMPASPLSKRMKIESSGDITVLSTTCFSEEDTPTKEGVPSSPSLKGFLDSPLRYLDTPTKSLLSTPSKDLQAEFPTCTCVEHIIEKDEGPYYNHLGSGPTVASIRTLMETRFGEKGEAIRIEKVVYTGKEGKSSHGCPIAKWVIRRGNEKEKLLCMVRQRAGHRCDNAVIIVVIIAWEGVPRALADQLYREVTDTLTKHGNPTSRRCGLNEDRTCACQGKDPETCGASFSFGCSWSMYFNGCKYARSKMPRKFRLQGEHPEEEEKLRDNFQLLATEVAPVYKQLAPQAYSNQCQTESKAPECRLGLKEGRPFSGITACMDFCAHAHKDQHNLYNGCTVVCTLTKEDNRTVGEVPEDEQLHVLPLYTLSPTDEFGSEEAQNRKMETGAIQVLNAFRREVRKLPEPAKSCRQRRLEAKKAASEKKKNKLIQQAGETPEKTGIKAEVCISSFPQPQGNKAIIKQEVKPNIKKEPLNGSIDGYSVQAVDPVNPMYTNPVFYARGGLPTTGQPSAPDTVNGFHTSLPPMDYAYYRCSPNTLFPPVLRTYEGRNGSSPRAGCKAVQVDQKPDIQNFQSRVALSCSSQAEQTNQPNHTTYTQAPVYSQSRPSSASSESSNRGTPVIKQEPMDVPVYEGTLPNQVGANTSRSPSQPVTWPGHKLNGSFIPTTWDAHQKHKQSSEASSEKQQQFHQHLQQRQASPYPQQWSSFLGLNTMRASPAPSPSLQVPPSPSPSPQLGTVVQGNIHQSSPRPGTPRPSTPHPVTPQPGVSHAGPLTPRPSTPHPGTPRHWASPVASPQPQTWGMGPYSPGMKHSNPAGAYPDKIWSKTGESRCSTPVGPQEKAWKSFGGSVASNTPSPAPEGRLFPDALQQSDQACYTPSRAESDVESTKNCEEDEDEVWSDSEHNFLDPYIGGVAVAPAHGSILIECARRELHATTPLKKPDRSHPSRISLVFYQHKNLNQPMHGLALWEAKMKLLAERALQRQQEAALLGLSQEDIKTLGKKRKWGATAAGASPGPGQSKDKKEGPVTRLSPSFYTTSTVTVSPYASTVVTGPYSHFV; this comes from the exons ATGGAAATTGGGTCACATGACCGCCTCCAGGAAGGCGCGCTGAGCCTGGAACTGGCCAATGGGGTGAATCAGTACCCTAATGATGGTGAGCCATCTATagaaacagagcagcagtgtgcaGAAAGCGTGCTGCCAAGGCAGTGCTGGGTGCCTGGACATGGCAAGGTCAGCGACACCCAACAACAGCAAACGTGTGGTGCAACCCCTGCTGAACCTGTACACCATGCAGACATGGAGGATGCTCACAATCTGGTGGCTTTTTCTGCTATTGCTGGCTCACTGCCtcattcttcctcctcttcctgccACCTCTTGCAGGCTACTACAGCCTATTTGTATGAGAAGTTTACCCAGGAAACAGGCGCTGGGAAGGCTCAAGCTAGAATCTCTGCAGGGGCTCCTGAGGGTAGCTGCCCACCTTCAGAAGACCTGGAGACCTTACAGAAAGCACTGAGCCAAGCAAAACATGGACACAAGCCTCCCAATTGCGACTGTGATGGGCCTGACTGTCCAGACTACCTTGAATGGCTGGAAAAGAAGATAAAATTAGCAACCAATGAGGATCAAGGCTCCCACAAACTGGTTGATACTCCCTCACATTTACAACCTCACATAGAGCAACCCCATTTGCTGCATCACTCTCAGACCTACCAACAAGTAAATGGTGGCCACCATCTGTCTATTTCATGCTCCCAGCAGCAACAGGAAAGCCAAGGCACTCACCCAGATCAAGTGCCCTGCTCCAAACCACCGATTCCTTGCTCGCCACAGGTGCTCTCCATAGCCAAGGAGAAGAACATCAGTCTTCAGACAGCCATCGCCATAGATGCTCTGACACAGTTATCTGGTACTAGCCCACAAACTGCCTCTTCCCCAGGTCAAACCCCCTACACAAATAAcctccatcaccatcaacacaacCAAAACACCGCATCTCAGCCTCTTAATGGCATTGGCATGATCCCATCCTCTTCTGGCACCTACTCATCTTCTTCACGCTCTCAGTCTGTCCCTCCAGGACTACAAACTAGCCAGCAGGCCCTAGAGTCATGTGAGCACCACAGACCCCAATCCCAGGGCCATCCGCCCCATGTTACCCCTGTCCAGTCCTCTACCTCTCCCTTCCCGTGTCAGGGAAAACCACCAGGCTTCAACCCGAATCCCCTGCAGTGGCAGCAAGCCTCAGGCACAGGATCTGAACACAGAAATCCATGGATGTGTGTGAAGTCTGAGCCTCAGTCTCACCTTGCCACTGCACCTCATAGTAGCTCAGACCCCATGTCagagctcaaacagctgcttgGTGACACCAGTAGCAAGTTTAGCAAAATTCCTTTTAAGCTTCCAGCTTCGCAACAACTTAGCTTGAACCAGAATGGGACTGTCCAGGCCCAGGATAACCCGGCATTGGTCAGGATAAAACAAGAGTCAGACTCTGCTGACCACTATCATCACCCTGCCTCCATGGGACATTATGGTATGGCTAATGGTCAGCACCAGGGTCAGCACTACCCTGGCACTCCCCTCTCTCCTGGCCAAGCAGCCATTAGCCACTCCACTCAGGCAGCTCTACAACAGCACCTTCACTACAAGAGGAATCTTTTCTCAAACCACCCCTCTGGCTTTGGAGGCGTTGGcccacgtgggcctctggcttGCCAAAATTTGAAAAAATGGTGGCCACAGATGGATGCAGAGGCCCTGTCACATCTGGCCATCAAACAGGAAcccaagaggaaaaaaatcagcCAAGGATCTCCTGGTCTTAAAGCTATGACTGAGACGTTTTTGGGTCCTCCCCTTCCCAAACCCAAACAGATAATCATCAAGAAGCCCAAACAGAAAGCCTCCATGCCAACCTTTCTGCCTCAGACTCAGATCACCACACAGAAACCACCAGTCCACATGATGGACAGATCCGCACCCCTGGCCAAACTGCAACTAGGTCCACTCGACCAACTGCCCCTCCACAGTAACTTCactcaggctgctgctgctgcaggcctCCCTGCCCCAGCCCAATCTCAGGTATCCATTTTCAATTCCTCAATGACACCCACTTCCACTGTTTCTGTTCCATCAGAAAACACTCCAGACCAGCTGGGCCCTCTACTCCCACCTGTGGGCCTTGCAGCTCACAATAAGTCAGAAGAGATGGGCAGCCTGGCCTCCAGTAATACCAGCACCATGACACCTATGACCTCCACATCCTCACCCAGCACCTCAAATGTACCAAGCGTCTTTAACTTGGACCCGAAGTACGAAGAGTTGATCCGCCAGTTTGAGGCTGAATTTGGGGACTCAGTTCCAGACGTATCTGCCAGTCAGCCCGTGGAGGAGACTGCTACAGCCCCAAAGTCAGGGAATGAATCCCTGAGTAGTCCTCAGGACCTCAGTCCTGCATCATCATCCACCTCCCAGCCACTTCCCTTAATTTCCACAAGTCAACCCACCCCCACACCTCATCGAGATCATCAGATGGGAATGAGCAAAGATGAGTCCAGGACCCAAAGTGAGGCATCCTTGAGCCAGGCATCTACAGAACGGCCTATGGAGATGCAGCACAGGGAGTCTGTTCAAGTTCCTCTGAAACAGGAAGATATAGTGGAGAGGCAGCAGCAGTCCAGAGTGGTGCAGGATACTTTTAGCATGCCAGCTTCTCCGCTGTCAAAACGAATGAAAATTGAATCCTCGGGTGATATAACAGTATTGTCCACCACCTGCTTTTCTGAGGAGGACACACCAACTAAGGAAGGTGTGCCCTCTTCACCATCTCTCAAAGGCTTCTTGGACTCTCCTTTACGCTATCTTGACACACCCACTAAGAGCTTGCTAAGTACTCCTTCCAAGGATCTTCAGGCAGAGTTTCCCACCTGCACCTGCGTGG AGCACATAATTGAAAAAGATGAAGGGCCCTACTACAATCACTTGGGATCTGGACCTACTGTGGCCTCCATACGAACCCTGATGGAGACAAG GTTTGGAGAAAAGGGGGAAGCCATCCGGATTGAGAAGGTGGTTTACACAGGCAAAGAGGGAAAGAGTTCCCACGGATGTCCTATTGCTAAGTGG GTGATCCGTAGAGGCAACGAGAAAGAGAAGCTGCTGTGTATGGTGAGGCAACGTGCAGGCCATCGCTGTGACAATGCTGTCATCATCGTCGTCATTATAGCCTGGGAAGGTGTACCGAGGGCCCTGGCTGACCAACTGTACAGAGAGGTCACAGACACGCTCACCAAACATGGCAACCCCACCAGCCGACGCTGTGGCCTCAATGAGGA CCGTACTTGTGCCTGTCAAGGCAAGGATCCTGAAACTTGTGGTGCTTCCTTCTCTTTTGGTTGCTCATGGAGTATGTACTTTAACGGCTGCAAGTACGCACGAAGCAAAATGCCGCGAAAGTTCAGGTTACAGGGAGAACACCCTGAAGAG gaggaaaaactcagggaTAACTTCCAGCTTCTGGCAACTGAGGTGGCTCCTGTGTACAAGCAACTAGCACCACAAGCCTACAGTAACCAG TGCCAGACAGAGTCCAAAGCTCCTGAATGCAGGCTGGGCTTGAAGGAAGGCCGTCCATTCTCTGGAATCACTGCTTGCATGGACTTTTGTGCTCACGCTCATAAGGACCAGCACAACCTGTACAATGGATGCACAGTG GTGTGTACTTTGACAAAGGAGGACAACCGAACAGTGGGAGAAGTCCCAGAGGACGAGCAGCTCCACGTGTTGCCTCTTTACACGTTATCCCCGACAGATGAGTTTGGCAGCGAGGAGGCCCAGAACCGCAAGATGGAGACAGGAGCTATCCAGGTGCTTAACGCTTTCCGCCGTGAGGTGCGCAAGTTGCCCGAACCTGCCAAGTCATGCCGACAGCGCCGACTAGAGGCAAAGAAGGCTGcctcagagaagaagaaaaataaactcatCCAGCAAGCAGGAGAGACGCCGGAGAAGACGGGGATCAAAGCCGAGGTCTGCATTAGCAGTTTCCCTCAACCCCAAGGCAATAAAG CAATTATAAAACAAGAGGTGAAGCCCAACATCAAAAAGGAACCCTTAAACGGATCGATAGATGGATATTCTGTGCAAGCAGTAGACCCAGTAAATCCCATGTATACAAACCCCGTCTTCTATGCAAGGGGAGGCCTCCCCACAACTGGCCAGCCCTCTGCACCTGATACAGTAAATGGTTTCCACACCAGTTTGCCCCCAATGGATTATGCCTACTACAGGTGCTCACCCAATACACTTTTCCCCCCTGTACTGAGGACCTATGAGGGTCGAAATGGCTCTTCGCCCAGAGCTGGCTGTAAAGCTGTCCAGGTAGATCAGAAGCCTGACATTCAAAACTTTCAGTCCAGGGTGGCtctttcctgctccagccaagcaGAGCAAACCAACCAACCAAATCACACGACTTACACCCAGGCACCAGTTTATAGCCAATCCCGTCCTTCCTCTGCCTCCTCTGAGTCCTCCAACAGAGGCACGCCGGTCATCAAACAGGAGCCTATGGATGTGCCAGTCTATGAAGGCACGCTTCCGAACCAGGTCGGAGCCAACACATCAAGAAGCCCCTCGCAACCTGTGACCTGGCCTGGGCACAAGCTTAATGGAAGTTTTATTCCCACCACTTGGGATGCCCATCAGAAGCATAAACAAAGTTCCGAGGCCTCATCGGAGAAACAGCAGCAGTTTCACCAGCATCTCCAGCAGCGGCAGGCCTCTCCTTACCCGCAGCAGTGGTCATCCTTCCTTGGCTTAAACACTATGAGGGCTTCCCCTGCCCCATCACCGTCACTCCAGGTACCTCCCTCTCCATCTCCATCCCCTCAGCTAGGCACAGTGGTCCAAGGTAACATACATCAATCTTCCCCACGCCCTGGCACTCCACGCCCAAGCACCCCTCACCCAGTAACCCCACAGCCCGGTGTCTCTCACGCAGGCCCACTTACACCACGGCCAAGTACCCCACATCCAGGCACCCCCAGGCACTGGGCGAGCCCTGTTGCTAGCCCACAGCCGCAAACATGGGGCATGGGGCCTTATAGTCCTGGTATGAAGCACAGCAATCCTGCAGGGGCCTATCCCGACAAGATCTGGTCCAAGACTGGAGAAAGTCGGTGTTCCACTCCGGTTGGGCCCCAGGAAAAGGCCTGGAAGTCTTTTGGAGGTTCTGTGGCAAGTAACACCCCTTCCCCTGCTCCAGAGGGTCGCCTCTTCCCCGATGCCCTGCAGCAATCAGATCAGGCCTGCTACACGCCCAGCCGAGCAGAGAGCGACGTCGAGAGCACCAAGAATTGCGAAGAGGACGAGGATGAGGTCTGGTCTGATAGTGAGCACAACTTCCTGGACCCTTACATAGGTGGGGTAGCAGTGGCACCAGCCCACGGCTCCATCCTAATCGAATGTGCTCGTCGGGAACTACATGCTACCACTCCACTCAAAAAGCCTGACCGCTCCCACCCCTCCCGCATCTCCCTGGTCTTCTACCAGCACAAGAACCTCAACCAGCCCATGCATGGCCTGGCTCTTTGGGAGGCCAAAATGAAGCTGCTGGCAGAGCGAGCACTGCAGAGGCAGCAGGAAGCAGCTCTCCTTGGCCTCTCCCAGGAGGATATCAAGACACTCGGGAAGAAACGCAAGTGGGGCGCTACGGCGGCAGGCGCTAGTCCAGGACCTGGACAATCTAAAGACAAGAAGGAGGGGCCGGTGACGCGGTTATCCCCCTCGTTCTACACCACCTCTACGGTTACTGTGTCTCCCTATGCCTCCACCGTCGTCACGGGGCCCTACAGCCACTTTGTGTGA